Genomic segment of uncultured Desulfobacter sp.:
CGGAGATGGTGCGGCCTGTAAAGTGGACGCTTGACGACACGGCACGGGTGATCCATTTTTCCATGTGGTGTAACTCCAGCTGGCTGAAATCGACATTCACAAAATCAGTGGATAAATCAACACGGGTGACATGGTGTCTTTTGATTGAAATGTCACAGGACTTTAAATATTTGAGGACCTGTTCATAGACTTCAAAGGCCCCGGGCAGATGGGAGGACATAGAACCGATTTCTATTAAGCAGGTGGGAAAATTGCCATGCACAGAGCGGTTATTGAAATAAACATGGGTGTCGGCCATTGAGATATGATAGGTGAAAAACCGCCTGCCGGACCGGTGAACGTTCCATTGATTTGAAAAATAGGTGAATGGGATACAATCTTGTTCAAAATCCCTGGCAACCGCACGGGCCTTTTCAATTTCTTCCAGGATAATTGAATCCGAAAGATCTGCATAAAGGGATAAATGCAAAGTATCTATGTTTGAATAGACAGAACTTAAACTGGCTAATTGGGGGGTACATGTTATAAGGGCCTGTACCCCGTCGCTGAACGCCCCCGCGCTGACGCGCGTGGTCGTTTCAGCGTCGGAAATAAATGCCGGTTGACATCTTTGTTTATGATCTTTATTTATAGATGACATGTAAAATTCCTTTGGCGAGGTTTTTACTGTTATTTAAAGGTCGGAAGTTGCACCTTCCGGCCTTTTCAATTCTCTGTTATTTAATTTACCCTTATGGCATAAACTTGAACCGGATCAGAACCGAACTCAGGGTGAGTTATTTCCAACTGGCCCCAACCCCGGTATGGTCTCTCAATGATACGGGTAACGTCATCTTTTTTGGGATAGCCAAGTTTGATTAAAATTTTATCATATTGTTTATCCACAAGACGTTTAGCCCAATAACGAGTAACCAGGCGGTATTCAAACTTCTTTTTACCGGCCTTGATTTCTTCCCAATATTTTTTCTTAAGATTAAGATGTAAGATTTTCATTTCCGTTAAATTGCCTTTTTTTATTAAGGAGATAGAAACAAGAAGCTGCCATAGTTTTACATGCACTGCTCAAAGAAACAAAAATCCAACCTTCAGAAACACCTTGCTCGAAACCTTTTCGAATGTCGGAAATTTTTCGCTGGACGCATACTTTATTGGGATCTTGAAATGTTAAAATATCACCGATTTTATAATCTCGATCATCTTTTAAAAAAGCCCAATCCCGCTGGACCAAAATTTCCTGAACATATTCCGGATCAACCTTCAATAAATGAATTTTGAATCGGGATTGACTATATGTCATACCATCACCTGGTTTACCTATCTTCATTTGAATGACCATTATGCAAATAATTTCCCCTGCAACGGCCGGCGTTCAGGAACTACCGGGAACACATATTCGCCGGCGCTGTCCCACTGATCTGCCATCGCATCAGCAATTACCTGGTAAGTAAGGCTTCGAATTTTGGCGTCTTTAATCCTGGCATGGGTCGGGGAATGGCGCTTGCCGTCTGCTGTATTTATCCAAAGCGGCTTCACTGGTTTTGTTGGAAGCAGTAAAGGCAGGTTTTTAAGCCAAAGGCCGGTTTTCTTAGATTCCGGATAACCGAATTCATAAGGCTGGATATATTGATCCGGTTGTCGAATATGGGTGGAAATAACGCCCTGGGGATTCTCAATGCAAATTCTTTCTATATCGGCATTAAGAAGGGCATGGACAAAAAGTATTGCGTCCAGGCGTTTTTTCCATCTTTTCGGATTATTCAAAAAAGATCTGTTGCCGGACACGGCAAGATAAGTGCACGGCGGGTGAGCGATCATCATATCCCAACCATCATTGATCACGTCAAAGACATCGCCCTGGTAATGCGGGCCTGGGGTTTCTGAGGGTAGAAGGTCACAAGACATGGCGTCATGGCCTTTTTTTAAAAATGCGTCCCGGACCCGTCCGGAGTATTCACATGCGATTAAAATCTTCATACGGATAGCTCCAATAATCTAATAGTCCCAAGGGTCATCTGATGAATCAGAGTCATCAAACCAGGAATCCACATAGTCATCTAAATATTCGTCGGCTGATTCATCTTCTTCCCGGCAACGTTCTCTTTCGTATTCTGCCCATGGACGATCTTCAAAATTGGGAAGCTCATTGTCGTTGTAATCGGAATGCGGGAAATCACTGAAGTCTTCATTGGACCTATTTTCCAGGAGATTGCGGATCTCTTCGTCTGCAAGCCGCTGATTTTCATCTGTATCGGCAAGCCGTGATTCAAGCCGCCTTATCTCTGCTTCCTTTTCATCCTGATGGTAAGCGCGGCAATCTGAACAAAGGTCATGGTCAAGGCCGATTTCAAACGATGACATTTGTTTTCCACATTCCGAGCAATGCTGAATATCGTCTTTATATTTCCAATGAAAAGAGACCATTTTTTAATTCATCCTTTGCATTGTAAGAAAAGAAAACCCCCTGGCGGTGCTGCCAACACCATATGCCAGGGGGTGAGATGTCTCGGGAAAACGCATGCCCGTGCAAAAACCAAGACACCTGTGGGGGAATTGTTTTGATGTGGAATATGAAAAGTGGTACGCTGACAACTTGGGCATGTGTTTGTCCTTTTGGAAAAGTCTAACAATACTTTTGTGTAAAAATACAAATACAAGAGAGTTGTGTCAAGAATTAAATTGTAAAATTACAACTTTTAACATGAATCCGTCTGACAGACTTAAAAAAATCCGTAAAAAATTAAATCTAACACAAGAGCTGTTTGGAAAATCAATTGGTTTAAATAGAGACAAAATAATGAGTCTCGAATCAGAAAAAGTTAAGTTGTCGGAGCTTCATGCAATTGCAATTGAATATATTTACAACATTAATAGGGATTGGCTACTGAACGGAATTGATCCCATGTGTAAAAATACAAATGGGGATTTAATATCTACTCAGAAACAAAATATCAATTCACCCGACGAATCAAACGATAAAAAACATAATTTCAAAACTACGAATAAGGGAAAAGACGCAATAAATGCACTTTTGGAAATCGAAAAAATAGATGAACAAACCTTTCGTAGGACAGTCGCTGATTTAGAGTTCATTGCAGACAAATTAAAAGAAGGGGCTACCCCAGGCCCATTAATTGCGGCTACAGAGAATAAAATCTTGGGGGAACTTACCAAAGAAAAAGACAATATCTAATAATCGACAACATTCTAATACTTTTGGGGGATGATTATGGTTGAGTTATTAAAAAGCAGCTTTTCTGGAGATGAAAGGCATTATACATAAAAAAGATTCAAAAAATCATAATCTGAAAATCTGAATGCCCCTGGCGCCTGTGGGCGATAACCTTGGTCTGTTATGGAAACGCTTTACATTTTGAGTTTACAAGGAGGAGGTGAGGGTAGCAACACATGGAGATGGAAAGAAGCCGATACCCAGCTGGCTTCGATAGGCGCACGTGAACGCAACACTTCGGGAGGATTCCGGGAGCTGAGCTGGAATAAAACGGTTTATCGATACGGGGCTGTTTATACCCGGATTCCCAACGTTACCATACGCAGGGGAGGGATTCCGGCTCAAGCATGCTGACAGTGCACGCATAAACTCTTACGCCCCACGACATTCCCAACGCCCTCGCGGCCAAGGCCCATGACCGAAGCGGCTTCGACCATCAAAAAATACATTTAATGTTCTATAAAATTTAATCTTGCGTTTCCCTGCCGGGGATGTTTAATCTCCAAATAAGTTGATTCTAATCATTATCTAAATTCCAAAAAAGCAGGGCATATGCACATCAAGTTAAATGATTTCAAAACAGGCTGGTACTCTTTGGAAATGGGACTCAGTGAAAAAGACATAGATGAACTTATAAATTCTCTCATTGAGTTAAAGAGGAGGAAAAGCCACCTTCAAATAGTATGCTCAGATAAAACTCCTGCTCTTGAAAATCTTGAGATCTATTGGGCAGAGGATTCTGAAAAAACAAATTCTATTTTTGCGGGTTTCCCGATTGAACCGACGAAATAAACTATACATTTAATACATTAAAAAGCTCCCTGGATCTGCCAGGAGTTAGCCGCCTGTTTTAATTCAAGACTTTGTTCTATTAAATTGATTGAAAGACTTATTAAAAAATCAGGAGTTTGATGTATTCTCATAAAATAGGATGCCGGGTGTTGTAGGAGCGCTCTTCAATAATGTGGGGTCCTATACCGATTAGCCGAATTTTTTAGCTATAAGCCCTACCAAAATAAAAGTTAATATTGGAGTTGCAAAAAAAAATGGAGGAAATATTTGTTTAATA
This window contains:
- a CDS encoding ASCH domain-containing protein, whose protein sequence is MKILHLNLKKKYWEEIKAGKKKFEYRLVTRYWAKRLVDKQYDKILIKLGYPKKDDVTRIIERPYRGWGQLEITHPEFGSDPVQVYAIRVN
- a CDS encoding helix-turn-helix transcriptional regulator, which gives rise to MPVQKPRHLWGNCFDVEYEKWYADNLGMCLSFWKSLTILLCKNTNTRELCQELNCKITTFNMNPSDRLKKIRKKLNLTQELFGKSIGLNRDKIMSLESEKVKLSELHAIAIEYIYNINRDWLLNGIDPMCKNTNGDLISTQKQNINSPDESNDKKHNFKTTNKGKDAINALLEIEKIDEQTFRRTVADLEFIADKLKEGATPGPLIAATENKILGELTKEKDNI